Proteins from a single region of Candidatus Parcubacteria bacterium:
- the rpsE gene encoding 30S ribosomal protein S5 (Derived by automated computational analysis using gene prediction method: Protein Homology. GO_component: GO:0000312 - plastid small ribosomal subunit [Evidence IEA]; GO_component: GO:0022627 - cytosolic small ribosomal subunit [Evidence IEA]; GO_function: GO:0003735 - structural constituent of ribosome [Evidence IEA]; GO_process: GO:0006412 - translation [Evidence IEA]), producing MSDEKKVSEKKEKQSSAASQAVADSVYGDKPKREYRGRGRGRSDRRQKEAPRDEFEQRILDLARVTRVMAGGKRMNFRACVVIGDRKGKIGIGLGKGADVTIAVNKAVNKAKKNLITVNIVNETIPHEVSQKTGAAKIILKPAGTGKGIIAGGVARMILELAGIKNVTSKQLGTNNKVNNARCTIEALKSLKNISNPKAKKVAVTEEQAPVVAPASK from the coding sequence ATGTCTGATGAAAAAAAAGTTTCTGAAAAGAAAGAAAAACAATCTTCCGCTGCTTCTCAAGCAGTAGCCGATAGTGTTTACGGTGACAAGCCGAAGCGTGAATATCGTGGTCGCGGCCGCGGCCGTTCTGATCGTCGCCAAAAAGAGGCTCCTCGTGATGAGTTTGAGCAACGCATTTTAGATTTGGCCCGGGTTACTCGTGTGATGGCCGGTGGTAAAAGAATGAACTTCCGTGCTTGCGTCGTTATTGGCGACCGCAAAGGAAAAATTGGTATTGGTTTAGGCAAAGGCGCTGACGTGACCATTGCCGTTAACAAAGCGGTTAATAAAGCGAAGAAGAATTTAATCACCGTAAATATTGTTAATGAAACTATTCCGCATGAGGTTTCACAAAAGACTGGTGCAGCCAAGATTATTCTAAAGCCTGCGGGAACTGGTAAAGGTATTATTGCTGGTGGTGTCGCTCGTATGATTTTGGAATTAGCTGGCATTAAGAACGTTACCAGCAAACAATTAGGTACCAACAACAAGGTTAATAATGCTCGCTGCACGATTGAGGCTTTAAAGTCGCTCAAGAATATCTCTAATCCGAAAGCTAAAAAAGTAGCAGTGACGGAAGAGCAAGCTCCGGTCGTAGCGCCCGCTAGTAAATAG
- the rplR gene encoding 50S ribosomal protein L18 (Derived by automated computational analysis using gene prediction method: Protein Homology. GO_component: GO:0000315 - organellar large ribosomal subunit [Evidence IEA]; GO_component: GO:0022625 - cytosolic large ribosomal subunit [Evidence IEA]; GO_function: GO:0003735 - structural constituent of ribosome [Evidence IEA]; GO_process: GO:0006412 - translation [Evidence IEA]), whose protein sequence is MEKNVKLNNERKARRHGRVRAKIGGTAARPRLSVFRSNRGMYLQLIDDTTGQTLVGAHSKELKGAGKNVDQAKSLGKLLAEKAQAKKITSVVFDRGFYKYHGRVKAVAEGAREGGLQF, encoded by the coding sequence ATGGAAAAAAACGTTAAATTAAACAATGAACGCAAAGCTCGTCGTCACGGCCGGGTTCGCGCTAAAATCGGTGGCACCGCCGCTCGTCCGCGTCTGTCAGTTTTTCGTTCCAATCGCGGGATGTATCTTCAGTTAATCGATGACACTACTGGTCAAACTTTAGTCGGAGCACACAGTAAAGAGCTTAAAGGGGCAGGGAAAAATGTTGATCAAGCCAAGTCTTTAGGTAAATTGTTAGCGGAAAAAGCTCAAGCTAAAAAAATTACCAGCGTTGTCTTTGATCGCGGTTTTTATAAATATCACGGCCGAGTAAAAGCGGTAGCCGAAGGGGCTCGTGAGGGCGGTTTACAATTTTAA
- the rplF gene encoding 50S ribosomal protein L6 (Derived by automated computational analysis using gene prediction method: Protein Homology. GO_component: GO:0022625 - cytosolic large ribosomal subunit [Evidence IEA]; GO_function: GO:0003735 - structural constituent of ribosome [Evidence IEA]; GO_function: GO:0019843 - rRNA binding [Evidence IEA]; GO_process: GO:0006412 - translation [Evidence IEA]), with product MSRIGKAPIILPSGVTATLSGATLTVKGPKGELKRDFNNQEIAATIADNQILVSKAEGCSRAAQALWGLYRSLFSNMVVGLSEGFTKKLEINGVGYRASVSGSKLTLMLGFSHPVEYQLPAGISATVEGNTIAISGFDKELVGETAAKIRRFRKPEPYKGKGVKYANEVIRRKAGKTAAAKK from the coding sequence ATGTCACGAATAGGAAAAGCACCGATTATTTTACCAAGCGGAGTGACGGCCACTTTATCAGGGGCCACCCTCACGGTTAAAGGACCGAAAGGTGAATTAAAGCGCGATTTTAATAACCAAGAGATTGCGGCCACAATTGCCGATAATCAGATTTTGGTAAGTAAAGCCGAAGGGTGTTCACGCGCCGCTCAAGCTCTCTGGGGCCTTTACCGCTCTTTATTTTCTAATATGGTTGTCGGGCTTTCTGAAGGCTTTACTAAAAAATTAGAAATCAATGGTGTTGGTTATCGCGCTTCCGTTTCCGGATCAAAGTTGACCTTAATGCTCGGTTTTTCTCACCCGGTTGAATATCAATTACCGGCGGGGATCAGCGCGACTGTTGAGGGCAACACCATCGCTATTTCTGGATTTGATAAGGAGTTAGTGGGTGAAACCGCTGCTAAAATTCGTCGTTTCCGCAAGCCTGAGCCTTATAAAGGTAAAGGGGTTAAATATGCGAATGAAGTTATTCGTCGCAAAGCTGGTAAGACGGCGGCTGCTAAAAAATAA
- the rpsH gene encoding 30S ribosomal protein S8 (Derived by automated computational analysis using gene prediction method: Protein Homology. GO_component: GO:0005840 - ribosome [Evidence IEA]; GO_function: GO:0003735 - structural constituent of ribosome [Evidence IEA]; GO_process: GO:0006412 - translation [Evidence IEA]) yields MTDPIADMFTRIRNASAVKKAEVSMPMSKLKLELAKIMQREGWIIKAEVVPGGLATRHNSFDELKLTLKYQRNGRSHINLIERLSTPGRRVYVDKNSIPVVLNGLGMVFISTPQGLMTGAEAKAKKIGGELIGQIY; encoded by the coding sequence ATGACAGATCCAATCGCAGACATGTTCACTCGCATTCGCAACGCTTCGGCGGTGAAGAAGGCAGAAGTGTCAATGCCCATGAGCAAACTCAAACTTGAGCTGGCGAAGATTATGCAACGCGAAGGCTGGATAATTAAAGCAGAAGTGGTTCCTGGTGGCCTCGCTACTCGCCACAACAGTTTTGATGAACTCAAGCTCACTTTAAAATATCAAAGAAACGGCCGTTCTCATATTAACTTGATTGAACGCCTCAGCACCCCTGGGCGTCGTGTTTATGTTGATAAAAATAGTATCCCCGTTGTCTTAAATGGCTTGGGAATGGTTTTTATTTCCACTCCTCAAGGATTAATGACTGGAGCAGAAGCCAAAGCTAAAAAAATCGGCGGTGAACTCATCGGCCAAATTTACTAA
- a CDS encoding type Z 30S ribosomal protein S14 (Derived by automated computational analysis using gene prediction method: Protein Homology. GO_component: GO:0005840 - ribosome [Evidence IEA]; GO_function: GO:0003735 - structural constituent of ribosome [Evidence IEA]; GO_process: GO:0006412 - translation [Evidence IEA]): MARTALIVKAKRKPKFSTRKINRCWRCGRNHGYLRDFGLCRICFKELADNGDLPGVKKSSW; the protein is encoded by the coding sequence ATGGCTAGAACAGCATTAATCGTAAAAGCAAAGCGCAAGCCCAAATTCAGCACTCGAAAAATAAATCGCTGCTGGCGTTGTGGTCGTAATCACGGCTACCTCCGTGACTTTGGCCTCTGCCGCATTTGTTTTAAAGAATTGGCCGATAACGGCGATTTACCGGGCGTTAAAAAATCCAGCTGGTAA
- the rplE gene encoding 50S ribosomal protein L5 (Derived by automated computational analysis using gene prediction method: Protein Homology. GO_component: GO:0005840 - ribosome [Evidence IEA]; GO_function: GO:0003735 - structural constituent of ribosome [Evidence IEA]; GO_process: GO:0006412 - translation [Evidence IEA]) produces the protein MRLKEKYKKEIVPQLEEKFSYTNDHQVPRLTKVVINVGFGRFTKEKDYADEVAKILEKITGQKPILTKAKKSISAFKVREGMIVGGAVSVRGQRMYDFLEKLINITFPRVRDFRGISDKAVDRTGNLTIGFKDYSAFPEVRLEDVEKVFGLEVSVATTAKNREEGLELFRLLGFPFKK, from the coding sequence ATGAGATTAAAAGAGAAATATAAAAAAGAAATAGTGCCTCAGTTGGAAGAAAAATTTTCTTACACCAACGATCATCAGGTGCCTCGATTAACCAAAGTGGTAATCAATGTGGGCTTTGGTCGCTTTACTAAGGAAAAAGATTATGCCGACGAGGTTGCCAAAATCTTAGAAAAAATTACTGGCCAGAAGCCAATTTTAACTAAGGCTAAAAAATCCATCTCCGCCTTTAAGGTTCGTGAAGGGATGATTGTTGGCGGCGCTGTTTCTGTGCGCGGTCAGAGAATGTATGACTTTTTAGAAAAATTAATTAATATCACTTTTCCTCGCGTTCGCGACTTCCGAGGCATTTCCGATAAGGCGGTTGACCGCACCGGTAATTTAACCATCGGCTTTAAAGACTATTCTGCTTTTCCTGAAGTCCGTTTAGAGGATGTCGAAAAAGTTTTTGGTTTAGAAGTGTCGGTCGCGACGACCGCGAAAAATCGTGAAGAGGGTTTGGAGTTATTCCGCCTCTTAGGTTTTCCTTTCAAAAAATAA
- the rplX gene encoding 50S ribosomal protein L24 (Derived by automated computational analysis using gene prediction method: Protein Homology. GO_component: GO:0000315 - organellar large ribosomal subunit [Evidence IEA]; GO_component: GO:0022625 - cytosolic large ribosomal subunit [Evidence IEA]; GO_function: GO:0003735 - structural constituent of ribosome [Evidence IEA]; GO_process: GO:0006412 - translation [Evidence IEA]) has protein sequence MNIKKNDKVKIITGKDKGKIGKVLQVSPKDQRISVEGLNLLIKHLRPRREGEKGQRLEFPAFLPAANVMLVCPKCEKPTRVAHKIVVTDGRSKKYRACRKCHEVID, from the coding sequence ATGAATATTAAGAAAAACGACAAAGTAAAAATTATCACCGGAAAAGATAAGGGTAAAATCGGTAAGGTTTTGCAAGTCTCTCCTAAAGATCAACGGATTAGCGTTGAGGGCTTGAATTTATTGATTAAGCATTTACGCCCCCGTCGTGAAGGTGAAAAGGGGCAACGTTTAGAATTTCCCGCTTTTTTGCCAGCCGCCAATGTGATGTTGGTCTGCCCGAAGTGTGAAAAACCGACGCGCGTGGCTCATAAAATTGTGGTCACTGACGGACGCTCTAAAAAATATCGAGCTTGCCGGAAGTGTCATGAAGTGATTGATTAA
- the rplN gene encoding 50S ribosomal protein L14 (Derived by automated computational analysis using gene prediction method: Protein Homology. GO_component: GO:0000315 - organellar large ribosomal subunit [Evidence IEA]; GO_component: GO:0022625 - cytosolic large ribosomal subunit [Evidence IEA]; GO_function: GO:0003735 - structural constituent of ribosome [Evidence IEA]; GO_process: GO:0006412 - translation [Evidence IEA]) has product MIQVQSRLKVADNSGAKEVMCIKVPGGYKKRYARIGEIIVASVKSAAPHAPIKKGDIVKAVVVRTKKEIRRADGSYLRFDENACVIITDKDKKDPKGTRIFGPVAREVRRAGYSKIASLAPEVL; this is encoded by the coding sequence ATGATTCAAGTTCAAAGCAGATTAAAAGTTGCCGATAACTCTGGAGCCAAAGAGGTGATGTGCATCAAGGTTCCTGGAGGTTATAAAAAACGTTACGCTCGTATCGGCGAGATTATTGTTGCCTCAGTTAAGTCCGCCGCCCCTCATGCACCAATTAAAAAAGGTGACATTGTTAAAGCGGTCGTCGTGCGCACCAAAAAAGAAATTCGCCGCGCCGATGGTTCTTATTTGCGGTTTGATGAGAATGCCTGCGTAATAATTACTGATAAAGACAAAAAGGATCCTAAGGGTACTCGTATTTTTGGTCCGGTCGCTCGTGAAGTTCGTCGCGCCGGTTATTCCAAAATCGCCTCCTTAGCACCGGAAGTACTCTAA
- the rpsQ gene encoding 30S ribosomal protein S17 (Derived by automated computational analysis using gene prediction method: Protein Homology. GO_component: GO:0005840 - ribosome [Evidence IEA]; GO_function: GO:0003735 - structural constituent of ribosome [Evidence IEA]; GO_process: GO:0006412 - translation [Evidence IEA]) has product MAQQQKNNPEQSVSKKIVKVFSGVVVSAKSDKTVVVKVETVKVHPKYKKRYHVSRNYKVHDEKNEAKEGGQVKFIECRPLSKDKRWRLVA; this is encoded by the coding sequence ATGGCTCAGCAGCAAAAAAACAATCCGGAGCAATCAGTTTCCAAAAAGATCGTTAAGGTCTTTTCGGGGGTGGTGGTTTCCGCTAAAAGCGATAAGACAGTCGTAGTCAAAGTCGAGACAGTCAAAGTCCACCCTAAATACAAAAAGCGCTATCATGTGAGTCGTAACTATAAAGTTCACGATGAGAAAAATGAAGCGAAAGAGGGGGGTCAGGTTAAATTTATTGAATGCCGCCCTTTGTCTAAAGACAAGCGCTGGCGCCTTGTGGCTTAA
- the rpmC gene encoding 50S ribosomal protein L29 (Derived by automated computational analysis using gene prediction method: Protein Homology. GO_component: GO:0000315 - organellar large ribosomal subunit [Evidence IEA]; GO_component: GO:0022625 - cytosolic large ribosomal subunit [Evidence IEA]; GO_function: GO:0003735 - structural constituent of ribosome [Evidence IEA]; GO_process: GO:0006412 - translation [Evidence IEA]): MDFKEIDNKTVTELERELKAAREKLRELRFKDSNHQLKNVRAIREERLLIARLNTSLKKKNQEVKKA; encoded by the coding sequence ATGGATTTTAAAGAAATTGATAATAAAACTGTAACCGAATTAGAACGAGAATTAAAGGCGGCCCGCGAAAAGTTACGCGAGTTGAGATTTAAAGATTCTAATCACCAATTAAAGAACGTGCGCGCTATTCGGGAGGAACGTTTACTGATTGCGCGGTTAAATACTTCCTTAAAAAAGAAAAATCAGGAAGTTAAGAAAGCTTAA
- the rplP gene encoding 50S ribosomal protein L16 (Derived by automated computational analysis using gene prediction method: Protein Homology. GO_component: GO:0000315 - organellar large ribosomal subunit [Evidence IEA]; GO_component: GO:0022625 - cytosolic large ribosomal subunit [Evidence IEA]; GO_function: GO:0003735 - structural constituent of ribosome [Evidence IEA]; GO_process: GO:0006412 - translation [Evidence IEA]): protein MLMPKKTKYRKEHKRRRGGIATRMNKVDFGAYGLKATTSCWVTARQIEAARRVMTKYTKKGGKIWIRIFPDKPVTSHGGELPMGKGKGSLDYYVAVVKLGTVMFEMDGVDEEVAKKAMLAAGHKLPVKTVFVTRDNQ, encoded by the coding sequence ATGTTAATGCCGAAAAAAACCAAATATCGAAAAGAGCATAAGCGCCGCCGTGGTGGAATTGCCACGCGGATGAATAAAGTTGACTTTGGTGCTTATGGTTTAAAAGCAACTACTTCTTGCTGGGTGACTGCTCGTCAAATTGAGGCAGCGCGCCGGGTGATGACTAAATACACCAAAAAAGGCGGCAAGATTTGGATTCGCATCTTCCCCGACAAACCAGTTACCAGCCATGGCGGTGAGTTGCCGATGGGTAAGGGTAAAGGATCGCTTGATTATTATGTCGCCGTTGTTAAGTTAGGAACCGTGATGTTTGAAATGGACGGAGTCGATGAGGAGGTGGCCAAGAAAGCGATGCTTGCGGCCGGCCACAAGTTGCCAGTCAAGACCGTTTTTGTGACGCGTGATAACCAATAA
- the rpsC gene encoding 30S ribosomal protein S3 (Derived by automated computational analysis using gene prediction method: Protein Homology. GO_component: GO:0000312 - plastid small ribosomal subunit [Evidence IEA]; GO_component: GO:0022627 - cytosolic small ribosomal subunit [Evidence IEA]; GO_function: GO:0003735 - structural constituent of ribosome [Evidence IEA]; GO_process: GO:0006412 - translation [Evidence IEA]), translated as MGKKVNPKIMRIGITKSWDSIWFESGDSYIKNVAQDIQVRRYIIKNFKEAGIEKVEITRNLSNIRVDVWTGKPGLIIGRGGNGVEELKKTIHRRFLKNFRPNDIVLNIKEVARPGVSAQIAVQSVILDLEKRMAFRRVMKQTLSRIERAGALGAKIVISGRLNGAEIARTEKLVWGKVPLNTLRADIDYARGAASTTYGQIGIKVWIYKGEVFDKNSEEAFLESR; from the coding sequence ATGGGCAAAAAAGTAAATCCAAAGATCATGCGCATCGGAATAACCAAGAGCTGGGACTCGATTTGGTTTGAGAGTGGCGACAGCTATATCAAGAACGTAGCGCAAGATATTCAGGTACGACGTTATATTATCAAAAATTTCAAAGAAGCCGGCATTGAAAAGGTAGAGATTACTCGTAATTTGAGCAATATCCGCGTTGATGTTTGGACCGGAAAACCAGGTCTAATTATTGGCCGGGGTGGTAATGGCGTTGAAGAACTGAAAAAAACTATTCACCGTCGCTTTTTGAAAAACTTCCGTCCCAATGATATTGTTTTAAATATTAAAGAAGTCGCTCGTCCGGGAGTGTCTGCGCAAATTGCTGTTCAATCGGTGATTCTAGATCTAGAAAAGCGCATGGCTTTTAGACGCGTGATGAAGCAAACTCTGTCTCGCATTGAGCGTGCTGGCGCTTTAGGAGCTAAGATTGTCATCTCTGGTCGTTTAAATGGCGCGGAAATTGCGCGCACGGAAAAGTTAGTTTGGGGTAAAGTCCCTTTAAACACCTTACGTGCCGACATTGATTATGCCCGAGGAGCGGCGAGCACCACCTACGGTCAAATCGGAATCAAAGTCTGGATTTATAAAGGTGAAGTCTTTGATAAAAATAGTGAAGAAGCTTTTCTTGAGTCTCGCTAG
- the rplV gene encoding 50S ribosomal protein L22 (Derived by automated computational analysis using gene prediction method: Protein Homology. GO_component: GO:0000311 - plastid large ribosomal subunit [Evidence IEA]; GO_component: GO:0022625 - cytosolic large ribosomal subunit [Evidence IEA]; GO_function: GO:0003735 - structural constituent of ribosome [Evidence IEA]; GO_process: GO:0006412 - translation [Evidence IEA]), translating to MEVKANLNNLRMSPRKVRLLADLVRGLPVDKALAQLKFANKRAAQPLAKLIESAVANGENTYDLKRDNLFIKEVRADDGFTLKRWMPKAHGRATVIRKRSTRLSLVLGELVDSGKKTKKTVAAESPVKLADLAKEAEKSTKKEETKKAATRGDKKVEKVVGSEKGFAKTTFRRKVGK from the coding sequence ATGGAAGTGAAAGCTAATTTAAATAATTTACGAATGTCCCCGCGCAAGGTCCGCTTACTAGCTGATTTAGTTCGTGGTCTGCCCGTTGATAAAGCTTTGGCGCAATTAAAGTTTGCTAATAAGCGCGCGGCGCAGCCCTTAGCTAAATTAATTGAGTCGGCGGTGGCTAATGGTGAAAACACCTACGATTTAAAAAGAGACAATCTTTTTATTAAAGAGGTACGCGCTGATGATGGTTTTACCTTAAAGCGCTGGATGCCGAAAGCTCATGGTCGCGCCACAGTCATTAGAAAGCGCTCCACCAGATTATCTTTAGTTTTGGGAGAATTAGTTGATTCTGGAAAAAAGACGAAAAAGACCGTTGCGGCGGAATCGCCAGTCAAGCTGGCCGATTTAGCCAAAGAGGCCGAGAAGTCAACTAAGAAAGAAGAGACTAAAAAGGCCGCTACCAGGGGCGATAAAAAAGTTGAGAAAGTTGTGGGTTCGGAAAAGGGTTTTGCTAAAACCACTTTCCGCCGCAAAGTCGGTAAATAG
- the rpsS gene encoding 30S ribosomal protein S19 (Derived by automated computational analysis using gene prediction method: Protein Homology. GO_component: GO:0000314 - organellar small ribosomal subunit [Evidence IEA]; GO_component: GO:0022627 - cytosolic small ribosomal subunit [Evidence IEA]; GO_function: GO:0003735 - structural constituent of ribosome [Evidence IEA]; GO_process: GO:0006412 - translation [Evidence IEA]) yields MSRSLKKGPYVNPRILKKVQALRPGDKTVIKVWDRACVITPEMVGLTIGVHNGKTHFPVYVVENMVGHALGEFAPTRKFISHGGKAAKAQAAAKK; encoded by the coding sequence ATGTCTAGAAGTTTAAAAAAAGGTCCTTACGTTAATCCGCGAATTTTGAAAAAAGTTCAAGCTTTACGTCCTGGCGATAAAACAGTGATTAAAGTTTGGGATCGCGCTTGTGTTATTACTCCAGAAATGGTTGGTCTGACAATTGGTGTCCATAATGGCAAGACTCATTTTCCCGTTTATGTTGTGGAGAATATGGTCGGCCACGCCCTAGGGGAATTTGCGCCTACACGTAAGTTCATTTCTCATGGTGGTAAGGCGGCTAAAGCGCAAGCAGCGGCTAAGAAATAA